From Candidatus Gracilibacteria bacterium:
TATGTCTATACCATAACAACATCATCAACAACCGCCTATAAAATTACAGCAGACTTAGAAACCGGAACAACATTTTCCGTTGAAAATCAACAATAGTATGAAAAAAGGCTTTACGTTAATCGAAATTCTAGTTGTTGTGACTATTATCGTTCTTATGACGGCTACGGCTGTCGTTACTTATTCGGCATTTCTAAAACAGTCACGCGATGCAAAAAGAAAGGCGGACCTTGAACAAATAAGAGCGGCTTTAGAAATGTATAGAAGCAATAACGACGCTTATTATCCAGGAACAATGACAGGAGATTGTCCAAATGCGGTTTATGATATCTATACTACTCCGATTAAATATATCGAAAGTATGCCTTTAGATCCAAAATCCGGCACAGGTTATTACTATAGATGTAATATCTCAACAGGCGATTATACTTTAGGGACTTATTTGGAAAATGGCTCAGGAAGCTGTCTTGGCACTTGTAAAACAGGCGTGCAATGCAACTATTGTGTAGGCCCCTACGGACAAACATATCCATGAAAAAATCCAAAGGATTTACATTAATTGAAATCCTCGTTGTCACTACTATTACCCTTATTTTTCTTGGAGTTGGCCTAGTTCAATATAATACCTATACCGAGCAAGCAAAATTAAAAAATGAAGGAAAAAAATTAGTTGACGTTCTTGAACTGGCCAAAAAAAAGGCACTTTCCGCCGACCTTCAAGATAAAAACTGCATCAACTTTACCGGTTATCGAGTAACAATTTCTCCTCCCAGTACCTATTCATTTAAGTTCTGTTGTGCTCCAACTTGTACTGTTGTTCAAAGTTATACTATACCAACAAGCAATATAACTATTACCGCCGGAGCAGATGATTATGATTTTTCACCATTAATGACCAGTCCAATTTTTGTTTCTGATACGATTAGTCTCAGAAATTCTGCTATCAGTAAGACTATAAACATATCAATTTCCCCAATAGGAGTCATTGAATTAGATGAAACGTTGCTATGAAAAAATCTTTTTCCCTCATAGAAGTTATAATTTTTATCTCTGTATTGGGTTTATTTTTTATAGCGGCCTTAACGGTTACAACTTTTAACCTTAAGAATATGAAAATTCAGGAACATAAAATTTTGGCTACCCGATACGCAGAAGAAGGAATCGAATGGATAAATCAGGAGAAAGAAGATGATTGGACAGTATTTATTGCTCACGGGTCTGCCGGTGGAACCACCTATTGTTTGAACTCTCTTAGCTGGACCAGCGGTTCATGCGGAGACTACTCCTTAGGAACAATATTTAAACGGGAACTTGTGATCAAAAATTCTGGGGATGCAGTTATAACGGTATATTGGCAGGATATGGGTACGGTTTTATCAGTACCAATAAAAACGGTGTTTAAATTATTAGAATAGTTATGAAAAAATCTTTTACTCTTATCGAAACTATCGTTGTTATTGCTGTCATTGGTTTGACCTTGCCGGTTTTGTTTGCAACTATTTTAACTTTAATGAGACAACAGATAAAAATTTACCGGTTGAGTCAGGTTAAAAGAGAAGGGGATTATATCATTAATTTGATGGAAAATACGATAAGAAATAGAGCCGTTACCGTTCACTCCGGACAACCAACTGACAACAATCTTGTTTGCCAAGATGGAGATTATACTCCACCAAGTGGAGCATTGTACTTTCTTGACGAAGATAAGCAATGGTTTGGCTATTTATTTGAAAACAATTCAATTGCTTCAAAATCAGCAGACTTAGACAATCCTCCTGATATTTTAACATTTCCTTTAACTTCAAGCAAAATTTTAGTCGATAATACTTTCTCTATTTCCTGCTCAAGAACATCTGCCTATTTACCCGTATCGATTTTACTTGATTTTGATATCTGTTATTATACGGGGGCCGGAATCTGTACATCATCTCGGCCCGAAGAAATTACCTCGCTTCATTATCAAATGAGAGTTAAATTGAGAAATTATTAA
This genomic window contains:
- a CDS encoding prepilin-type N-terminal cleavage/methylation domain-containing protein; this encodes MKKGFTLIEILVVVTIIVLMTATAVVTYSAFLKQSRDAKRKADLEQIRAALEMYRSNNDAYYPGTMTGDCPNAVYDIYTTPIKYIESMPLDPKSGTGYYYRCNISTGDYTLGTYLENGSGSCLGTCKTGVQCNYCVGPYGQTYPGKNPKDLH
- a CDS encoding prepilin-type N-terminal cleavage/methylation domain-containing protein; the encoded protein is MKKSKGFTLIEILVVTTITLIFLGVGLVQYNTYTEQAKLKNEGKKLVDVLELAKKKALSADLQDKNCINFTGYRVTISPPSTYSFKFCCAPTCTVVQSYTIPTSNITITAGADDYDFSPLMTSPIFVSDTISLRNSAISKTINISISPIGVIELDETLLGKNLFPS
- a CDS encoding type II secretion system protein, with protein sequence MKKSFTLIETIVVIAVIGLTLPVLFATILTLMRQQIKIYRLSQVKREGDYIINLMENTIRNRAVTVHSGQPTDNNLVCQDGDYTPPSGALYFLDEDKQWFGYLFENNSIASKSADLDNPPDILTFPLTSSKILVDNTFSISCSRTSAYLPVSILLDFDICYYTGAGICTSSRPEEITSLHYQMRVKLRNY